The proteins below come from a single Afipia felis ATCC 53690 genomic window:
- a CDS encoding SDR family NAD(P)-dependent oxidoreductase, giving the protein MSKTLQNKVALVTGASKGIGAEIALKLAEQGASVAVNYSSSKKGADDVVAKITSKGGKAIAVHGNLSDPKAAKAVVAETVKALGPIDVLVNNAGIYEMAPLEGITPEHFHKQFDLNVLGLLLVSQEAAAHFNANGGSIVNISSGVSTLTPPGSAVYTATKASVDAITAVLAKELAPRKIRVNSVNPGMIITEGVKAAGLDEGDMRQWVESITPLGRVGKVEEIANTVAFFASEGASYITGETLHVTGGPR; this is encoded by the coding sequence ATGAGCAAGACACTGCAAAACAAGGTGGCACTGGTCACCGGAGCATCCAAGGGCATCGGCGCCGAGATCGCACTGAAGCTCGCGGAGCAAGGCGCATCCGTTGCCGTGAACTATTCGTCGAGCAAAAAAGGTGCGGACGATGTGGTGGCGAAGATCACGTCCAAAGGCGGCAAGGCAATCGCCGTTCACGGCAACCTCTCCGACCCGAAGGCCGCGAAAGCGGTGGTGGCGGAGACCGTGAAGGCGCTCGGGCCGATCGACGTTCTCGTCAACAATGCCGGCATCTATGAAATGGCGCCGCTCGAAGGCATCACGCCCGAGCACTTCCACAAGCAGTTCGACCTGAACGTGCTGGGACTCTTGCTGGTGTCGCAGGAAGCGGCCGCGCATTTCAATGCGAACGGCGGCAGCATCGTCAACATCTCGTCCGGCGTCTCGACGCTGACGCCTCCGGGTTCGGCGGTCTACACCGCGACCAAGGCTTCGGTCGATGCGATCACCGCCGTGCTGGCGAAGGAGCTTGCGCCACGCAAGATCCGCGTCAATTCGGTCAACCCCGGCATGATCATCACCGAAGGTGTGAAGGCCGCAGGGCTGGATGAAGGCGACATGCGCCAGTGGGTCGAGTCGATCACCCCGCTCGGCCGCGTCGGCAAGGTCGAGGAGATCGCGAACACTGTCGCCTTCTTCGCCTCTGAAGGCGCGTCCTACATCACCGGCGAAACGCTGCACGTCACCGGTGGCCCGCGATAA
- a CDS encoding TIR domain-containing protein translates to MTESVPKALLKRLESRLQVTPRHVHRLINKRASESFVSNRAGALLLARDLKINFQQFASAADLAEIRGAPAPAVHMTPDEIASSRTPKSTPSVPAAKPIKIKTTRNNSVFVVHGRDSKLNEDMFALLRSMGLNPMEWSKAIAAAKGANPNVGDVINNAMKQVQAVIVMFSPDEEARLKSNFCSQKEKTTAGKLASQARPNVIFEAGLALGAHPDKTLLIQVGDTRAISDIAGKHMLHLSNSASSRKELAQRLSKLKFKVDLSGTSWITEGNFDR, encoded by the coding sequence ATGACAGAAAGCGTTCCAAAGGCGCTGTTGAAACGACTTGAAAGTCGGCTGCAAGTAACACCGCGCCATGTGCATCGACTAATAAATAAGCGTGCTAGCGAGTCATTTGTTTCAAATCGTGCTGGTGCACTTCTTCTCGCTCGAGACCTAAAAATAAATTTTCAACAATTTGCATCTGCGGCTGACTTGGCAGAAATTCGAGGCGCGCCTGCTCCAGCAGTTCATATGACACCGGACGAGATAGCGAGTTCACGGACGCCAAAATCAACACCGTCGGTACCTGCAGCCAAACCAATCAAAATCAAAACGACGAGAAATAACTCAGTTTTTGTCGTTCATGGCCGAGATAGTAAACTAAACGAGGATATGTTCGCTTTGCTTCGCTCCATGGGTCTAAATCCGATGGAATGGAGCAAAGCCATTGCTGCGGCGAAAGGCGCGAATCCTAATGTAGGTGACGTCATCAACAATGCCATGAAACAAGTTCAAGCGGTTATCGTAATGTTTTCGCCTGACGAAGAGGCTCGCTTAAAGTCTAATTTCTGTTCGCAAAAAGAAAAAACGACCGCTGGAAAATTGGCATCTCAAGCGCGACCAAACGTAATTTTCGAAGCTGGGCTAGCTTTGGGTGCACACCCAGACAAGACTTTACTCATTCAAGTTGGCGATACACGCGCAATCAGCGATATCGCTGGGAAGCACATGCTCCATTTATCCAATTCGGCTTCGAGCCGGAAAGAGCTTGCTCAACGTTTATCGAAGTTGAAGTTCAAAGTTGATTTGAGCGGTACTTCTTGGATCACCGAAGGTAATTTTGATCGTTGA
- a CDS encoding carboxymuconolactone decarboxylase family protein, protein MSHRVEIKKVAPDAMKAFGPLYQYIGASGLDRALVDMLYMRISQINGCAYCVDLHWRDAMKAGDDARKFNSIITWREAPFFSERERAALNWAESLTHVAETGAPDADYDQLKPHFSEKEIADITVVIALMNAMNRIGIGQRLAPPAKVADH, encoded by the coding sequence ATGTCTCACCGCGTGGAAATCAAGAAGGTCGCTCCGGATGCGATGAAGGCGTTCGGCCCGCTCTATCAGTATATCGGCGCCAGCGGACTCGATCGCGCGCTGGTGGACATGCTTTACATGCGGATTTCGCAAATCAACGGCTGCGCCTATTGCGTCGATCTGCATTGGCGCGACGCCATGAAGGCCGGCGATGACGCGCGCAAATTCAACAGCATCATCACCTGGCGCGAGGCGCCGTTCTTCTCAGAGCGTGAACGCGCGGCCTTGAACTGGGCGGAGAGCCTCACGCATGTTGCCGAGACCGGCGCGCCGGATGCCGACTACGATCAGCTCAAGCCTCATTTCAGCGAGAAGGAAATCGCCGACATCACTGTCGTGATCGCACTGATGAACGCGATGAACCGGATCGGCATCGGCCAGCGGCTTGCGCCACCCGCCAAGGTCGCGGACCACTAG
- a CDS encoding acyltransferase family protein: MLVHIQILRFLAAAAVVAFHVWGIAPDHINVPADTPTLGLWHFGHGVDLFFVISGFIIYYATQAAAARGKPLTPSTFLRRRVERIIPLYFVAILAMTALAATLPAIFDTPGWYTPNHVLKSLAFASFTDGEMPVVFVGWSLEYEMYFYLTLALLMALTQNVWRTVVVAFCSLVMIGQIPGVASTLGHYTFFTDPLILEFIFGVLVGMLFVRGISGEKHTRAMLLAATCTTAVLLVTDPANRALVYGLPSAALVAAAAWISRLRTNASPLERACERLGDASFSIYLIQAPLVVFAAQGVAAIFPQIHPLSLVALASTLVIAAGLALNIVLERPLLALCRRIGKPHTKAAMQLATSTR; this comes from the coding sequence ATGCTCGTTCACATCCAGATTCTGAGATTTCTCGCCGCCGCTGCTGTGGTGGCGTTTCATGTCTGGGGCATCGCGCCGGACCATATCAACGTACCTGCCGACACGCCCACACTCGGCCTCTGGCATTTCGGCCACGGGGTCGATCTGTTCTTCGTCATCTCCGGCTTCATTATCTATTACGCAACGCAGGCCGCCGCCGCGCGCGGCAAACCACTCACACCATCAACCTTCCTGCGCCGCCGCGTCGAGCGCATCATACCGTTATATTTCGTTGCGATCCTCGCAATGACGGCGCTTGCAGCGACTCTTCCCGCTATCTTCGATACGCCGGGCTGGTACACGCCGAACCATGTACTCAAATCTCTCGCTTTCGCCTCCTTCACCGACGGCGAGATGCCGGTGGTGTTCGTCGGCTGGTCGCTCGAATACGAGATGTATTTCTATCTCACGCTCGCGCTGCTGATGGCGCTGACGCAGAATGTCTGGCGCACCGTCGTGGTCGCATTCTGCAGCCTCGTGATGATCGGGCAGATTCCCGGTGTGGCGAGCACGCTCGGCCATTACACGTTCTTTACCGATCCGCTGATTCTGGAATTCATCTTCGGCGTGCTTGTCGGCATGCTGTTCGTCCGTGGGATAAGTGGGGAGAAACATACGCGCGCGATGCTGCTCGCAGCCACTTGCACCACAGCCGTGCTGCTGGTGACGGACCCGGCGAACCGCGCGCTGGTCTATGGCCTGCCCTCGGCCGCATTGGTCGCGGCGGCGGCGTGGATCAGCCGTTTGCGTACCAACGCATCGCCGCTAGAGCGCGCATGCGAGCGGCTCGGCGACGCGTCATTCTCCATCTATCTCATTCAGGCACCGCTGGTGGTGTTCGCAGCACAGGGCGTCGCGGCGATATTTCCGCAAATCCATCCGCTCTCGCTAGTCGCGCTGGCAAGCACACTGGTGATCGCGGCGGGGCTTGCACTCAACATCGTGCTGGAGCGCCCCCTGCTCGCGCTGTGCCGCCGCATCGGCAAACCGCATACGAAAGCCGCGATGCAGCTCGCCACATCGACGCGCTGA
- a CDS encoding ArsR/SmtB family transcription factor has protein sequence MARFVHPSKDDITLEGVLAALADPMRLRIVKSLLEKKNCSLSCSAAAPCPEMAKSTLSHHFRVLREAGLIHTTKQGVENLNCVREADLNARFPGLLKGILKHAEG, from the coding sequence ATGGCACGGTTCGTTCACCCCTCGAAAGACGACATCACGCTCGAAGGCGTGCTCGCGGCGCTGGCTGATCCGATGCGGCTGCGCATTGTCAAGTCATTGCTAGAAAAGAAGAATTGCAGCCTGTCGTGCTCGGCCGCGGCGCCTTGCCCGGAGATGGCGAAATCGACCCTGTCCCATCACTTCCGCGTGCTGCGCGAGGCCGGGCTGATCCACACCACCAAGCAGGGGGTGGAAAACCTCAACTGCGTGCGCGAGGCGGACCTCAACGCGCGGTTTCCGGGGCTGTTGAAAGGGATCCTGAAGCACGCGGAGGGGTAG
- a CDS encoding transporter substrate-binding domain-containing protein, translating to MNISRLSCVFRHWSALVLWLALLPAVIGVLSPRPGFGQTHSVIPDHELVVGTKVAPPFAMKDESGHWRGVSIELWQHLADRMKWNYRFVEADTVPTLLEGVRTGKFDVGISAISVTAEREQTLDFTASYFYAGTGVAVQSDRITNWIPVIKSIASWSFLQAALTLLGLAVSAGALIWLFERKANDGFSGSVVRGLSSGVWWSTHTMTQRAAGGIMPMTLPGRIIAMIWMVTSVIAIAVFTAGITSTLTTKRLHGMVNSVADLSSIRVGVPAGTSSEDGLSRLRIVHSVLPSPEEGLKALRSGKIDAFVYDRPLLAWTIRQRNLSSVDLTDLMLEPQRYAIALPPNSRLRKPLNVAMLQVTESDWWRDTLFRYLGETR from the coding sequence TTGAACATTTCACGGCTGAGCTGCGTTTTCCGGCATTGGTCGGCTCTGGTGCTGTGGCTCGCACTGCTTCCCGCCGTAATCGGCGTGCTGTCGCCGAGGCCGGGCTTCGGCCAGACCCACTCCGTTATTCCCGATCACGAGCTTGTCGTCGGCACCAAGGTCGCGCCACCCTTCGCGATGAAGGACGAGAGCGGACATTGGAGAGGCGTCAGCATCGAGCTGTGGCAACATCTCGCCGACCGGATGAAATGGAATTACCGCTTTGTCGAGGCGGATACGGTGCCGACCCTTCTGGAAGGTGTGCGAACCGGCAAATTTGATGTCGGAATTTCCGCGATCAGCGTGACGGCAGAGCGCGAGCAGACACTCGATTTCACGGCGTCCTATTTTTACGCGGGCACCGGCGTCGCCGTGCAGTCGGATCGGATCACGAACTGGATCCCGGTCATCAAATCGATCGCGTCATGGAGCTTTCTGCAGGCGGCGCTGACCTTGCTTGGCCTCGCAGTGAGTGCAGGCGCGCTGATCTGGCTGTTCGAGCGCAAGGCCAATGACGGATTCAGCGGCAGCGTGGTGCGCGGGCTGTCGTCCGGCGTATGGTGGTCCACGCATACGATGACCCAGCGCGCAGCCGGCGGCATCATGCCCATGACGTTGCCAGGGCGCATCATCGCGATGATCTGGATGGTGACGTCCGTCATCGCGATCGCGGTGTTCACCGCGGGCATTACCTCGACGCTGACGACGAAGCGGCTGCATGGCATGGTCAATTCCGTGGCGGACCTGTCGTCCATTCGGGTCGGCGTCCCGGCGGGCACGTCGTCGGAAGATGGCCTGTCGCGTCTTCGCATTGTGCACTCGGTTCTGCCTTCGCCGGAGGAGGGACTGAAGGCGCTGCGGAGCGGGAAGATCGATGCGTTCGTCTATGATCGCCCGTTGCTTGCGTGGACGATCCGCCAGCGGAATCTGTCGTCGGTCGACCTGACGGACCTGATGCTGGAGCCGCAGCGCTACGCGATCGCGCTGCCGCCCAACAGTCGGTTGCGCAAGCCGCTCAACGTCGCGATGCTTCAAGTCACCGAATCCGACTGGTGGCGCGACACGCTGTTTCGTTATCTCGGCGAGACGCGGTAG
- a CDS encoding DUF72 domain-containing protein: protein MAQKGRIYIGIGGWTFAPWRGVFYPEKLAQSKELGYAASKLTSIEINGTYYGSQKPASFRKWAAEVPEGFVFSLKGPRFATNRRVLAEAGDSIKRFYDSGVLELGDKLGPVLWQFMPTKQFDAADFGAFLELLPREIDGHRLRHVVEVRHESFQNEAFIALLKEFSVPVVYADHAIYPAIGDIAGDFVYARLQTGQDSVKTAYPPKQLAEWAERLQAWADGGGPNDLPRIGKKAAKKEPRDVFAYIIHGGKVHAPAGAMELIARITKK, encoded by the coding sequence ATGGCGCAAAAAGGCAGAATTTACATCGGGATCGGCGGCTGGACCTTCGCGCCGTGGCGGGGCGTATTTTACCCCGAAAAACTCGCCCAATCGAAGGAACTCGGCTACGCGGCCTCGAAACTGACCTCGATTGAGATCAACGGCACCTATTACGGCTCGCAGAAGCCGGCAAGCTTCCGCAAATGGGCCGCCGAAGTACCGGAAGGCTTCGTTTTCTCGCTGAAAGGACCACGCTTCGCCACCAACCGCCGCGTGCTCGCGGAAGCAGGCGACTCCATCAAGCGGTTCTACGATTCCGGCGTGCTCGAACTCGGCGACAAACTCGGCCCGGTGCTGTGGCAATTCATGCCGACCAAGCAATTCGACGCGGCTGACTTCGGTGCGTTTCTCGAACTGCTACCGCGCGAGATCGACGGACACAGGCTGCGTCATGTGGTCGAAGTGCGCCATGAAAGCTTCCAGAACGAGGCCTTCATCGCCCTTCTGAAAGAATTCTCAGTCCCGGTCGTCTATGCCGACCACGCCATCTACCCGGCGATCGGCGACATTGCCGGCGATTTCGTCTACGCGCGACTGCAGACCGGACAGGACAGCGTGAAGACCGCCTATCCTCCAAAGCAACTCGCAGAATGGGCGGAGCGGCTGCAAGCCTGGGCCGACGGCGGCGGGCCGAACGACCTGCCGCGCATCGGCAAGAAGGCTGCGAAGAAAGAGCCACGCGACGTCTTCGCTTACATTATCCACGGCGGAAAGGTGCATGCTCCCGCCGGAGCAATGGAGTTGATCGCTCGCATCACCAAAAAATAG
- a CDS encoding DUF488 family protein, whose amino-acid sequence MARKKKIFTIGYEQVSSRAVLDELEQAGVKLLVDVRAIASSRRAGFSKNQLAASLDDRGIGYIHLRGLGTPKEGREAVRKGDVGTMKKIYAAHLKTLQAKKEMDELAGLVKTGGPVCLLCFERDHTNCHRHFIAEIIEKRDHVTTENLVAPQL is encoded by the coding sequence ATGGCAAGGAAGAAAAAGATTTTTACCATCGGCTATGAGCAGGTCAGCTCCCGCGCAGTTCTCGACGAGTTGGAGCAGGCTGGCGTCAAGCTGCTGGTCGATGTGCGGGCCATTGCCTCTTCACGGCGTGCAGGGTTCTCGAAAAATCAGTTGGCCGCGAGCCTCGACGACCGCGGCATCGGCTACATTCATCTGCGCGGATTGGGAACGCCGAAAGAAGGCCGCGAAGCCGTGCGCAAGGGCGATGTCGGGACGATGAAGAAAATCTACGCCGCGCACCTGAAAACGCTGCAGGCGAAAAAGGAAATGGACGAACTCGCCGGTCTCGTCAAAACCGGGGGGCCAGTGTGCCTGCTCTGCTTCGAGCGCGATCATACCAACTGCCACCGTCACTTCATCGCCGAGATCATCGAAAAGCGCGATCACGTCACCACGGAAAATCTGGTTGCACCGCAACTCTAG
- a CDS encoding GNAT family N-acetyltransferase yields the protein MPQPDFQPTLTGETVVIRPIRPDDWQELFAAAADPEIWKLHPARMRYTEPVFREFFDNAITSKMAFVFVERVSGRLIGSSRYFGYDAQQSEVEIGWTFIIRDHWGGQTNREVKRLMLDHAFTFVDTVIFWVGEANWRSQRAVEKIGGVKRDGTFLRDATGPTPHVVFELTRQRYEESGRLASGDAVG from the coding sequence ATGCCTCAGCCCGACTTTCAGCCCACTTTGACTGGCGAAACCGTAGTCATCAGGCCGATACGCCCCGACGACTGGCAGGAGCTTTTTGCTGCGGCAGCGGACCCCGAAATCTGGAAGCTTCATCCCGCCCGCATGCGTTATACCGAGCCTGTGTTCAGGGAATTTTTCGACAATGCCATCACCTCGAAGATGGCGTTCGTATTTGTCGAACGCGTGAGCGGCCGGCTGATCGGCTCGAGTCGCTATTTCGGCTATGATGCGCAACAGAGCGAAGTTGAGATCGGCTGGACTTTCATCATTCGCGATCACTGGGGCGGGCAGACCAACCGCGAGGTGAAGCGGCTGATGCTCGACCATGCCTTCACGTTCGTCGACACGGTGATCTTCTGGGTGGGCGAGGCCAATTGGCGTTCGCAGCGCGCGGTCGAGAAGATCGGCGGCGTGAAGCGGGATGGCACCTTCCTGCGCGATGCGACCGGCCCGACGCCGCATGTTGTGTTCGAACTGACCCGGCAACGGTATGAGGAGAGCGGCAGATTGGCGTCAGGGGATGCCGTCGGGTGA
- a CDS encoding DEAD/DEAH box helicase gives MTFPTTSSPLARALAERNYDKLTPVQTAVLANEAADRDLLVSAQTGSGKTVAYGLAIAKNLLGAAERFPRAAAPLALIVAPTRELALQVHRELTWLYHHADARIVSCVGGMDPRREQRELAEGAHIVVGTPGRLCDHLRRGRLDISELKAVVLDEADEMLDLGFREDMEFILETTPETRRTLLFSATFPRGIVALAKQYQQQAFRVEVAGDEGGHADIEYRAIRIAASDVEHAVVNVLRFFESPSALVFCNTRNAVNHLQVALMERGFSVVALSGELTQNERTKALQALRDGRARVCVATDVAARGIDLPKLDLVIHADIPNDAEVLQHRSGRTGRAGRKGVSVLLVPPARRRRAEVLLNLAGVDVDWSMAPTADEIRELDQKRMLQDDLFAQEVTADDLNLARALLAERSPEDIAAALARLYRARLPAPEDILDPGQDTRRSRDDRGREKDGRSARDDDRGAGSQSKARKPSPRHGMTEGSVWFRAAIGRKKKAEARWLLPMICRRGGIDKQDIGRILIGDTSTEFEISERAAESFAVKIRRPDKEDNIRIDPLADAPRDHAPSEKRPHKPRRESEDTGHRARQTDKARDERSVRHHGKSHSEFHKDAGSKKKKQHKDKSGYAEQPHRGSASPAKRAFGKKAPKKRRG, from the coding sequence GTGACATTCCCGACGACAAGTTCGCCGCTCGCCCGGGCCCTGGCGGAGCGCAACTACGACAAGCTCACCCCCGTGCAGACCGCCGTCCTTGCGAACGAGGCTGCCGACCGCGACCTCCTTGTGTCCGCGCAGACCGGTTCGGGCAAGACAGTCGCTTATGGGCTCGCAATTGCAAAGAATCTTCTGGGCGCTGCGGAACGGTTTCCGCGCGCCGCGGCCCCTCTTGCCCTGATCGTCGCGCCGACGCGCGAACTCGCCCTGCAGGTCCATCGCGAACTGACCTGGCTTTATCACCATGCGGATGCGCGCATCGTGTCCTGCGTCGGCGGCATGGACCCGCGCCGCGAACAGCGCGAGCTTGCCGAGGGCGCTCACATCGTGGTCGGCACGCCGGGACGGCTGTGCGATCATCTGCGTCGCGGCCGCCTCGACATTTCTGAGTTGAAGGCCGTCGTGCTCGACGAAGCCGACGAAATGCTTGATCTCGGATTTCGCGAGGATATGGAATTCATCCTCGAAACCACGCCGGAGACCCGCCGCACATTATTGTTCTCGGCGACATTCCCGCGCGGCATCGTTGCGCTGGCGAAGCAGTATCAGCAGCAGGCCTTTCGCGTCGAGGTCGCGGGCGACGAAGGCGGCCATGCCGATATTGAGTACCGGGCCATCAGGATCGCGGCGAGCGATGTCGAGCATGCGGTCGTCAACGTGCTGCGATTTTTTGAATCGCCGAGCGCTCTGGTGTTTTGCAACACCCGAAATGCGGTCAATCATTTGCAGGTGGCTCTCATGGAGCGCGGCTTCTCGGTGGTCGCCCTCTCCGGAGAACTGACGCAGAACGAGCGCACAAAGGCACTTCAGGCTTTGCGGGACGGGCGAGCCCGTGTCTGCGTCGCCACTGACGTTGCTGCACGCGGCATCGATCTGCCAAAGCTCGATCTTGTCATCCACGCGGACATTCCAAACGATGCCGAGGTCCTGCAGCACCGTTCCGGCCGCACCGGGCGCGCCGGCCGCAAGGGCGTGAGCGTCCTTCTGGTGCCGCCCGCGCGCAGGCGGCGTGCGGAGGTTTTGCTGAATCTGGCAGGCGTCGATGTCGACTGGAGCATGGCGCCGACCGCCGATGAAATCCGCGAACTCGATCAGAAACGCATGCTGCAGGATGATTTGTTCGCGCAGGAAGTGACCGCTGATGATCTGAACCTGGCGCGTGCGTTGCTCGCCGAGCGGTCGCCCGAGGATATTGCCGCTGCACTGGCGCGGCTCTACCGGGCGCGGCTTCCAGCGCCAGAAGACATTCTCGATCCCGGCCAAGACACGCGCCGATCCCGTGACGATCGCGGTCGGGAAAAAGACGGCCGATCGGCGCGCGACGACGATCGTGGTGCCGGATCACAATCGAAGGCGAGGAAGCCATCGCCGCGCCACGGCATGACAGAAGGCAGCGTGTGGTTTCGCGCCGCTATCGGACGCAAGAAGAAGGCAGAAGCCCGCTGGCTCCTGCCGATGATTTGTCGCCGTGGCGGCATCGACAAGCAGGACATCGGCCGCATTCTTATTGGTGACACCAGCACCGAGTTTGAGATTTCCGAGCGCGCGGCAGAGTCGTTCGCCGTTAAGATCCGGCGTCCCGATAAGGAGGACAACATCCGCATTGATCCGTTGGCAGACGCCCCTCGGGATCATGCGCCGTCCGAAAAGCGCCCGCATAAACCCCGGCGCGAAAGCGAGGACACCGGCCACCGCGCGCGTCAGACCGACAAAGCACGTGATGAGAGAAGCGTGAGGCACCACGGCAAGTCTCATTCGGAATTTCACAAGGACGCAGGTTCCAAAAAGAAAAAGCAGCACAAGGACAAGTCCGGCTACGCTGAACAACCGCATCGTGGCAGCGCGTCACCTGCCAAACGCGCATTCGGGAAAAAGGCACCGAAGAAACGTCGCGGCTGA
- a CDS encoding glycosyltransferase produces the protein MDRPVSLALRESLHTDAPQLCIVVPTFNERDNAPLLFRRIEAALDGVAFEVVFVDDNSPDHTWQVVRNLAQADSRVRCIRRIGRRGLSGACIEGILSSSAPFVAVMDADLQHDETCLSAMLALLRNGKADLAIGSRYVGGGNADSFSGTRAGGSKFATEIAKRLLRVEVADPMSGFFMVRRDRFEELAPSLSEQGFKILLDLIATAKGGLRTVEVPYTFGTRMHGESKLDSLVVMDFLGLVLAKLTRDLVSLRFLLFAFVGGIGLLVHLATLYLALALGATFVVAQATAAFVAMTGNFLLNNRLTYRDQRLRGARLVQGLIAFYIVCSVGLLANVGVAFSVYNQEPIWWLAGVAGALMGVVWNYGISNLLVWRRR, from the coding sequence ATGGATCGACCTGTTTCGCTAGCTCTTCGGGAGTCTCTTCACACGGATGCGCCGCAGTTGTGCATCGTGGTGCCGACCTTCAACGAGCGTGATAACGCGCCGCTGCTGTTCAGACGGATCGAGGCTGCGCTGGATGGTGTCGCGTTTGAGGTCGTCTTCGTCGACGATAACTCACCAGATCACACCTGGCAGGTCGTGCGCAATCTCGCGCAGGCGGATTCGCGGGTGCGTTGCATTCGTCGGATCGGCCGCCGCGGATTATCCGGGGCCTGCATCGAAGGTATCCTGTCGTCCTCCGCGCCGTTCGTCGCGGTGATGGACGCGGATCTCCAGCACGACGAGACATGCCTTTCCGCCATGCTTGCGCTGTTGCGGAACGGCAAGGCCGATCTTGCCATCGGCAGCCGATATGTCGGCGGCGGTAATGCCGACAGCTTTTCAGGCACCCGCGCGGGCGGCAGCAAATTCGCGACCGAAATCGCCAAGCGATTGTTGCGTGTCGAGGTCGCCGATCCGATGAGCGGCTTCTTCATGGTGCGGCGTGACCGCTTCGAGGAACTGGCGCCTTCGCTTTCGGAGCAGGGCTTCAAGATTTTGCTCGACCTGATCGCAACCGCGAAGGGAGGGCTGCGCACAGTCGAGGTGCCTTATACGTTCGGCACGCGGATGCATGGCGAGAGTAAGCTCGACTCGCTTGTGGTGATGGATTTTCTTGGCCTCGTGCTCGCGAAGCTGACGCGCGATCTCGTTTCGCTGCGTTTCCTGTTGTTCGCTTTTGTCGGTGGCATCGGTCTTCTGGTGCACCTCGCGACGCTTTACCTTGCACTCGCGCTAGGCGCGACCTTCGTGGTGGCACAGGCGACCGCGGCCTTCGTCGCCATGACCGGAAATTTCCTGCTCAACAACCGGCTGACCTATCGTGATCAGCGCCTGCGCGGTGCGCGTCTCGTTCAGGGTCTGATCGCATTCTACATCGTCTGCAGCGTCGGCCTTCTCGCGAATGTCGGCGTCGCATTCTCGGTCTACAATCAGGAGCCGATCTGGTGGCTCGCGGGCGTCGCCGGCGCTCTGATGGGCGTGGTGTGGAATTACGGAATCTCGAACCTGCTGGTCTGGCGCCGGCGCTAG